A genomic segment from Pseudomonas sp. S09G 359 encodes:
- a CDS encoding HAD-IIB family hydrolase: MKILAHCRNRGIAPHMTSLGESKYSQEMDLLQDTYAGAMLEDVRDLQKAIVGASEASLIGVGSGGSFTVASLLCNLHEAYTGRVSRPSTPLEIICNPTLAASSPVFLVSAEGKNPDVIEALRRARRHSARPVHVIVNRADCPLVLEADALGDVKSHCYELANKDGYLATNSLLLDSILVARAYSELNPQLEQLPRTISELKIGDASIEEWVNDGKKFVEACVLRGTLTIVYSPLLKPIAADLESKLSEAALLHVQLVDLRSYAHGRHLWLANRPDDCAILAITDRALSGLWDAMKDLFPAQVPVYTMRLHGASPNDLISGLIAQMHLVGEIGKLLKIDPGKPGASDFGRKLYYLNLSDHIEKPHDHQHKAISSKYDTIGALWPSNRDHGPVNRAEKEFIQDLESKIFKCIVFDYDGTLCSSQRRDAPPDAAILRHLTRLVEAGVHVGIASGRGDSVQQCLESCLPAEILEKITIGLYNGGWISKADKSVMPSGQTSEFLSHVTRIIVRLKGLGIPIDSYKVNPPYQVSIRFREGLSTDKMWFVVADALRQDGLDTTGLVKSKHSVDVLAPGINKSRVIADIVQKTHIHPYEIITVGDQGAWPGNDFALLEHKYSLSVDVPSRRLDRGWKLAPTHLRDVDATLWYLQKIDLDLQGLFRFVAIRD; this comes from the coding sequence GTGAAAATATTAGCCCATTGTCGAAATAGAGGTATAGCTCCGCATATGACAAGTCTTGGGGAAAGTAAATACAGTCAAGAAATGGATTTGCTGCAAGATACTTATGCGGGCGCCATGCTTGAGGACGTCCGTGATCTGCAAAAAGCTATCGTGGGCGCAAGTGAAGCTAGCTTAATCGGTGTTGGTTCTGGGGGATCATTTACGGTTGCATCGTTACTGTGCAATTTACATGAGGCGTACACTGGACGAGTTTCAAGGCCGTCAACCCCGCTGGAGATAATTTGCAACCCTACGTTAGCCGCTTCTAGTCCGGTATTTCTCGTGTCCGCAGAGGGCAAAAATCCCGATGTTATCGAGGCTCTGCGCCGTGCCAGGCGACATAGCGCGAGGCCTGTTCACGTAATAGTCAATAGAGCAGATTGCCCTCTGGTGCTGGAGGCCGATGCGTTAGGTGATGTAAAATCGCACTGTTACGAGCTAGCGAATAAAGATGGATACCTAGCTACAAATAGCCTTCTTTTGGATTCCATTTTGGTCGCGAGAGCCTATAGCGAGCTTAATCCACAGCTTGAACAATTACCTCGAACTATATCAGAGTTAAAAATCGGAGATGCATCGATAGAAGAGTGGGTTAATGATGGGAAGAAGTTTGTAGAGGCATGTGTGCTTCGAGGGACTCTTACTATTGTATATTCTCCCTTGTTGAAACCAATCGCGGCGGATTTAGAATCCAAACTTTCAGAAGCTGCCTTGCTTCATGTTCAGCTAGTCGATCTAAGATCCTACGCTCACGGTAGACATCTTTGGCTAGCAAATAGGCCTGATGACTGTGCAATTTTGGCGATCACTGATCGCGCTCTGTCTGGACTATGGGACGCCATGAAGGATTTGTTTCCTGCACAGGTTCCAGTTTATACGATGCGTTTGCATGGGGCTTCTCCCAACGATTTAATTTCTGGGCTTATAGCTCAAATGCACTTGGTTGGAGAAATTGGGAAGCTGCTGAAAATTGATCCAGGTAAGCCCGGTGCGTCAGACTTCGGTAGGAAACTCTACTATTTGAATCTAAGTGATCATATAGAAAAGCCCCATGATCATCAACATAAAGCCATAAGTAGTAAGTACGATACGATTGGCGCATTGTGGCCCTCTAATAGAGATCACGGTCCTGTAAATAGAGCAGAAAAAGAATTTATTCAAGATTTAGAATCGAAGATTTTTAAATGCATCGTGTTCGATTACGACGGCACTCTTTGCAGTTCCCAACGAAGGGATGCCCCGCCCGATGCTGCAATACTACGCCATCTTACTCGTCTGGTTGAAGCCGGCGTACATGTCGGAATAGCCTCAGGGAGGGGGGACTCGGTCCAGCAGTGTCTTGAATCCTGTCTTCCAGCTGAAATTTTAGAAAAAATAACCATCGGTCTTTACAATGGCGGCTGGATTTCTAAAGCAGATAAGAGTGTTATGCCGAGCGGGCAGACTAGCGAATTTTTGAGCCATGTAACCCGAATTATTGTCAGGCTAAAAGGGCTCGGTATACCTATTGATAGCTACAAGGTTAATCCCCCGTATCAGGTAAGCATCCGTTTTCGGGAGGGGCTTTCAACGGACAAAATGTGGTTTGTCGTTGCCGATGCGCTGCGACAAGATGGTCTTGACACCACTGGTCTTGTAAAAAGTAAGCATTCAGTGGATGTGTTGGCTCCGGGAATTAATAAGTCACGCGTTATAGCTGATATTGTCCAAAAAACCCATATACACCCGTACGAGATAATCACAGTAGGCGATCAGGGCGCTTGGCCAGGAAATGATTTCGCCCTACTAGAACATAAGTACTCGCTCAGCGTAGATGTTCCCTCCAGACGCTTAGACCGCGGATGGAAATTAGCACCCACTCATTTACGGGATGTTGATGCTACACTTTGGTATTTGCAAAAAATAGACCTTGATCTCCAAGGTCTATTCCGGTTCGTCGCAATACGCGATTAG
- a CDS encoding NADAR family protein: MTESPFNIIEPEQNSLEIHFYRANEKPFGVFSNLFKRSFSFEGVEYPTAEHAYQAGKARKEAVRDWILNAPSPALVAMAAHGLYTWDIAPNWSKIKFSRMKAVLIEKYSQNPDLAEILISTGDARLVESATTDNLVNRTWGEVNGKGKNMLGVLLMEVRSELKSENISPLSK, translated from the coding sequence ATGACTGAATCACCCTTCAATATAATCGAACCCGAGCAGAATTCTCTCGAAATTCATTTTTATCGAGCAAACGAAAAGCCCTTCGGAGTATTTAGCAATCTATTTAAACGCAGCTTTAGCTTCGAAGGTGTGGAGTACCCCACGGCGGAACATGCCTATCAAGCAGGCAAAGCACGAAAAGAAGCTGTCAGAGATTGGATTCTTAACGCGCCCTCACCAGCCTTAGTAGCTATGGCTGCGCATGGGCTTTACACATGGGATATTGCTCCAAATTGGTCGAAAATAAAATTTAGTAGAATGAAAGCAGTATTGATTGAGAAATACAGTCAAAATCCAGATCTAGCGGAAATTTTGATCTCAACGGGTGATGCGAGATTAGTAGAGTCGGCCACTACTGATAATCTTGTAAACAGGACATGGGGTGAAGTAAACGGCAAAGGGAAAAATATGCTTGGTGTCTTGCTCATGGAAGTGAGAAGCGAGCTTAAAAGTGAAAATATTAGCCCATTGTCGAAATAG
- a CDS encoding putative phage abortive infection protein yields MEAEDYRVTSGSSSSQGRFSVIPLWLMWLVGGVALLTVFMLAMYLKTFGTVLSNKQDVWGQFGDFFGGILNPLLSSLALAAVLVTLRIQGQDLKAAQDENRQTNLHLDAQARYIRLQSFESVFFRLLDLHLNAKKEFTLFADGVESKGVSGFERVGNELSEFELNTLLVVVSNDEARSAELISQRFEEQFGNVFSTYFRSMYQVLKYVDAYTGFKSSHMPAESLVNPSLAVVGSDLVSYISEYQAKRQYVNMLRAQMEQAERRVLFSSCLTAKGAGLKFYVEKYSLLKGMNVQRTSLTDEQAYSFYSSSAFHGHESIDYALLKANDKKQPI; encoded by the coding sequence GTGGAAGCCGAAGACTATAGAGTTACTAGCGGGTCATCATCAAGTCAAGGGCGCTTCAGCGTAATTCCGCTGTGGCTTATGTGGCTAGTCGGCGGGGTCGCGTTGCTGACAGTGTTTATGCTTGCCATGTATCTTAAGACCTTTGGCACCGTTCTATCTAATAAGCAAGACGTCTGGGGACAGTTTGGAGACTTTTTTGGTGGGATATTGAATCCTCTTTTGAGCAGTCTTGCGCTGGCTGCGGTTTTAGTCACGCTTAGAATTCAAGGACAAGACTTGAAGGCGGCTCAGGATGAAAATAGGCAGACAAATCTCCATCTGGACGCTCAAGCGAGATATATAAGGTTGCAAAGTTTTGAATCTGTATTTTTCAGGCTTTTAGATCTCCATCTGAACGCAAAAAAGGAATTCACATTATTTGCCGACGGAGTAGAGAGTAAAGGAGTTAGTGGGTTTGAAAGAGTGGGTAATGAGCTTTCAGAGTTTGAACTGAATACTCTATTAGTGGTGGTTAGTAATGATGAGGCCCGCTCTGCAGAGTTGATTAGTCAGAGATTCGAAGAGCAGTTCGGAAATGTGTTTAGTACATATTTTAGAAGTATGTATCAAGTCTTAAAGTATGTGGATGCATATACTGGGTTCAAAAGTAGCCATATGCCAGCGGAAAGCTTGGTGAATCCTAGTTTGGCAGTTGTAGGCAGCGATCTGGTCTCCTATATTTCTGAATATCAAGCAAAGCGCCAATATGTGAATATGTTGCGCGCTCAGATGGAGCAGGCTGAAAGGCGTGTATTATTTTCAAGTTGTTTGACTGCTAAAGGAGCGGGGCTAAAATTCTACGTTGAAAAATATTCTCTATTGAAAGGCATGAACGTTCAACGTACTTCCTTAACGGATGAGCAAGCGTACAGCTTCTATAGCTCATCAGCTTTTCACGGACATGAAAGCATAGATTATGCTTTGCTGAAAGCTAATGACAAAAAGCAACCGATCTGA
- a CDS encoding single-stranded DNA-binding protein, translated as MARGVNKVILVGTCGQDPEVRYLPNGNAVTNLSLATSEQWTDKQTGQKVEKTEWHRVSMFGKVAEIAGEYLRKGSQVYIEGKLQTREWEKDGIKRYTTEIVVDMQGTMQLLGGRPQQGDQQGGGNNYQQSAPAPRQQAPRPQQSAPQQSRQAPPPQQAAPQPAPDFDSFDDDIPF; from the coding sequence ATGGCCCGTGGGGTTAACAAAGTCATATTGGTCGGTACGTGCGGCCAGGATCCCGAAGTTCGCTACTTGCCTAACGGTAACGCCGTGACCAACCTGAGTCTGGCGACCAGCGAACAGTGGACCGACAAGCAGACCGGTCAAAAGGTCGAGAAAACCGAATGGCACCGTGTGTCGATGTTTGGCAAGGTGGCCGAGATCGCCGGTGAATACCTGCGTAAAGGTTCGCAGGTCTACATCGAAGGCAAGCTGCAAACCCGCGAGTGGGAAAAAGACGGCATCAAGCGTTACACCACCGAAATCGTGGTCGACATGCAAGGCACCATGCAACTGCTGGGCGGCCGCCCACAGCAGGGTGACCAACAAGGCGGGGGTAATAACTACCAGCAGTCCGCTCCGGCCCCGCGCCAGCAGGCTCCACGCCCACAGCAGTCGGCACCGCAACAGTCGCGTCAGGCACCGCCTCCACAGCAGGCCGCTCCGCAGCCGGCTCCGGATTTCGACAGCTTTGATGACGATATCCCGTTCTAG
- a CDS encoding MFS transporter codes for MHDPHSERMSSGETRAASGLALVFAFRMLGMFMVLPVLATYGMDLAGATPALIGLAIGAYGLTQAIFQIPFGIISDRIGRRPVIYLGLIVFALGSVLAAQSDSIWGVIAGRILQGAGAISAAVMALLSDLTREQHRTKAMAMIGMTIGLSFAVAMVVGPLLTRAFGLHGLFLATGGMALFGIVIVAFMVPRSTGTLQHRESGVARKALLPTLKHPDLLRLDLGIFVLHAMLMCSFVALPLALVEKAGLPKEQHWWVYLTALLVSFFAMIPFIIYGEKKRKMKRVLLGAVATLMLTELFFWQFGDSLRALVIGTVVFFTAFNLLEASLPSLISKVSPAGGKGTAMGVYSTSQFLGSALGGIMGGWMFQHGGLSVVFLGCAGLAALWLAFAVTMREPPYVTSLRLPLSPEAIREAGLVERLKAVTGVTDAVVIAEEAAIYIKLDTELLDRATLEQLVNPVPTARPA; via the coding sequence ATGCACGATCCCCACAGCGAACGCATGAGTAGCGGCGAGACCCGAGCGGCAAGCGGTCTGGCCCTGGTGTTCGCCTTCCGTATGCTGGGCATGTTCATGGTGTTGCCGGTACTGGCGACCTATGGAATGGACCTCGCAGGCGCGACCCCCGCATTGATCGGCCTGGCGATTGGCGCCTATGGCCTGACCCAGGCGATTTTTCAGATCCCGTTCGGGATCATTTCCGACCGCATCGGCCGGCGTCCGGTGATTTACCTGGGGTTGATCGTGTTCGCCCTCGGCAGCGTGCTGGCGGCCCAGTCCGACTCGATATGGGGCGTGATCGCGGGGCGCATCCTGCAAGGCGCGGGCGCAATTTCGGCGGCGGTCATGGCGCTGTTGTCGGACCTGACCCGTGAGCAACACCGCACCAAGGCCATGGCCATGATCGGTATGACGATCGGCCTGTCGTTCGCCGTGGCCATGGTAGTGGGCCCGTTGCTGACCCGCGCGTTCGGCCTGCACGGTTTGTTCCTGGCCACCGGTGGCATGGCGCTGTTCGGTATCGTGATCGTGGCCTTTATGGTGCCGCGCTCCACCGGTACGCTGCAGCACAGGGAGTCGGGCGTTGCGCGCAAGGCCTTGTTGCCGACCCTCAAGCACCCGGACCTGCTGCGCCTGGATTTAGGTATCTTCGTGTTGCACGCAATGCTGATGTGCAGCTTCGTCGCGCTGCCCCTGGCGCTGGTCGAAAAAGCCGGCCTGCCCAAGGAACAGCACTGGTGGGTCTACCTGACCGCGCTGCTGGTTTCGTTCTTCGCCATGATCCCGTTCATCATCTACGGCGAGAAGAAACGCAAAATGAAACGAGTTTTGCTCGGCGCCGTCGCGACGCTGATGCTCACTGAGCTATTCTTCTGGCAGTTCGGCGACAGCCTGCGGGCGCTGGTAATCGGCACGGTGGTGTTTTTTACCGCGTTCAACCTGCTGGAGGCCTCGTTGCCTTCGCTGATCAGTAAGGTTTCACCGGCCGGTGGCAAGGGCACGGCGATGGGGGTGTATTCCACCAGCCAGTTCCTGGGTTCTGCATTGGGCGGCATCATGGGTGGCTGGATGTTTCAGCACGGCGGTTTGTCGGTTGTGTTCCTCGGATGCGCAGGTCTGGCTGCCCTCTGGTTAGCCTTTGCTGTTACCATGCGCGAACCTCCCTATGTAACGAGCCTGCGTTTGCCGTTATCGCCAGAAGCGATCCGCGAAGCCGGTCTGGTTGAGCGCCTCAAGGCCGTTACCGGGGTTACAGATGCCGTGGTTATTGCTGAAGAAGCCGCCATCTACATCAAATTAGACACCGAATTATTGGATCGCGCGACGCTCGAGCAACTGGTCAACCCAGTGCCGACAGCGCGCCCAGCCTAG
- the uvrA gene encoding excinuclease ABC subunit UvrA, giving the protein MDKILIRGARTHNLKNIDLTLPRDKLIVITGLSGSGKSSLAFDTLYAEGQRRYVESLSAYARQFLSMMEKPDVDTIEGLSPAISIEQKSTSHNPRSTVGTITEIYDYLRLLYARVGIPRCPDHDIPLEAQTVSQMVDLVLAQPEGAKLMLLAPVIRERKGEHLSVFEELRAQGFVRARINGKLYELDEAPKLDKQKKHSIDVVVDRFKVRADLQQRLAESFETALKLADGIALVAPMDDEPGEEIIFSARFACPICGHAISELEPKLFSFNNPAGACPTCDGLGVKQFFDIKRLVNGDLTLAEGAIRGWDRRNVYYFQMLGSLASHYKFSLEVPFNELPAEQQKVILHGSGSQNVDFKYLNDRGDIVKRSHPFEGIVPNLERRYRETESASVREELAKFLSTQPCPDCRGTRLRREARHVWVGEKTLPAVTNLPIGDACEYFGGLKLTGRRGEIADKILKEIRERLQFLVNVGLDYLSLDRSADTLSGGEAQRIRLASQIGAGLVGVLYILDEPSIGLHQRDNDRLLGTLKHLRDIGNTVIVVEHDEDAIRLADYVVDIGPGAGVHGGHIVAEGTPAEVMAHPDSLTGKYLSGRVKIEVPAKRTPRNKKLALHLKGARGNNLRNVDLEIPLGLLTCVTGVSGSGKSTLINNTLFPLSATALNGATTLEAAAHDSIKGLEHLDKVVDIDQSPIGRTPRSNPATYTGLFTPIRELFAGVPESRSRGYGPGRFSFNVKGGRCEACQGDGLIKVEMHFLPDIYVPCDVCKSKRYNRETLEIKYKGKSIHETLEMTIEEARVFFDAVPALARKLQTLMDVGLSYIKLGQSATTLSGGEAQRVKLSRELSKRDTGKTLYILDEPTTGLHFADIQQLLDVLHRLRDHGNTVVVIEHNLDVIKTADWLVDLGPEGGSKGGQIIAVGTPEQVSEMPQSHTGYYLKPLLARDRA; this is encoded by the coding sequence TTGGACAAGATCCTGATTCGTGGGGCTAGAACCCACAACCTGAAGAACATCGACCTGACCCTGCCCCGGGACAAGCTGATCGTCATCACCGGCTTGTCCGGCTCGGGCAAATCGTCCCTGGCGTTCGACACGCTGTACGCCGAAGGCCAGCGCCGCTATGTGGAATCGCTGTCGGCCTATGCCCGCCAGTTCCTGTCGATGATGGAAAAACCTGACGTCGACACGATTGAAGGCCTGTCGCCGGCGATTTCCATCGAGCAGAAGTCGACCTCCCACAACCCCCGCTCTACCGTGGGCACCATCACCGAAATCTACGACTACCTGCGCCTGCTCTACGCCCGCGTGGGTATCCCGCGTTGCCCGGACCACGACATTCCACTGGAAGCGCAGACCGTCAGCCAGATGGTCGACCTGGTGCTGGCCCAGCCGGAAGGCGCCAAGCTGATGTTGCTGGCGCCGGTGATTCGTGAGCGCAAGGGCGAACACCTTTCCGTCTTCGAAGAACTGCGCGCCCAGGGTTTTGTGCGCGCACGTATCAACGGCAAGCTGTATGAGCTGGACGAAGCGCCCAAGCTCGACAAGCAGAAAAAGCACTCTATTGATGTAGTGGTCGACCGCTTCAAAGTGCGCGCCGACCTGCAGCAGCGCCTGGCGGAATCGTTCGAGACGGCCTTGAAGCTGGCCGACGGTATCGCCCTGGTGGCGCCGATGGACGACGAGCCAGGCGAAGAGATCATCTTCTCGGCGCGTTTCGCTTGCCCGATCTGTGGCCATGCCATCAGCGAGCTGGAGCCCAAGCTATTTTCCTTCAACAACCCGGCGGGCGCCTGCCCGACGTGTGACGGGCTGGGGGTTAAACAGTTCTTCGACATCAAGCGCCTGGTCAATGGCGACCTGACGCTGGCAGAAGGCGCGATACGTGGCTGGGACAGGCGTAACGTCTACTACTTCCAGATGCTCGGGTCGCTGGCCTCCCACTATAAATTCAGCCTGGAAGTGCCGTTCAACGAACTGCCGGCCGAGCAGCAGAAAGTCATCCTGCACGGTAGCGGCTCGCAGAACGTCGACTTCAAATACCTCAACGACCGTGGCGATATCGTTAAGCGCTCGCACCCGTTCGAAGGCATTGTGCCGAACCTGGAGCGCCGCTACCGCGAAACCGAATCGGCCAGCGTGCGCGAGGAACTGGCGAAGTTCCTCAGCACCCAGCCGTGCCCGGATTGCCGTGGCACGCGCCTGCGTCGTGAGGCACGGCATGTGTGGGTTGGCGAGAAGACGCTGCCGGCGGTGACCAACCTGCCGATCGGCGATGCCTGCGAATACTTTGGCGGGCTCAAGCTGACGGGCCGCCGCGGGGAAATTGCCGACAAGATCCTCAAGGAAATCCGCGAGCGCCTGCAGTTCCTGGTGAACGTGGGCCTGGACTACCTGTCGCTGGACCGCAGCGCGGACACATTGTCCGGCGGCGAAGCCCAGCGTATCCGCCTGGCCAGCCAGATTGGCGCGGGCCTGGTGGGTGTGTTGTACATTCTCGACGAACCATCGATTGGCTTGCACCAGCGCGATAACGATCGCCTGTTGGGCACGCTGAAACACCTGCGGGATATCGGCAACACGGTGATTGTGGTCGAGCACGATGAAGACGCGATCCGCCTGGCGGACTATGTGGTCGATATCGGCCCGGGGGCGGGTGTGCATGGCGGGCATATCGTCGCCGAGGGCACGCCGGCCGAAGTCATGGCGCACCCGGACTCGTTGACCGGCAAGTACCTCTCCGGCCGTGTGAAGATCGAAGTGCCGGCCAAGCGTACGCCGCGCAACAAGAAGCTGGCGCTGCACCTCAAGGGCGCGCGTGGCAATAACTTGCGCAATGTCGACCTGGAAATCCCGCTGGGCCTGCTGACCTGCGTGACCGGGGTGTCCGGCTCGGGCAAGTCGACGCTGATCAACAACACGTTGTTCCCATTGAGTGCGACCGCCTTGAACGGCGCAACCACCCTGGAAGCGGCAGCCCATGACAGCATCAAGGGCCTGGAGCACCTGGATAAGGTGGTCGATATCGACCAGAGCCCGATTGGTCGCACACCGCGATCCAACCCGGCGACCTATACCGGGCTGTTCACGCCGATTCGGGAGCTGTTCGCCGGCGTGCCGGAATCCCGCTCGCGCGGCTACGGGCCAGGCCGGTTCTCGTTCAACGTCAAGGGCGGGCGCTGCGAAGCCTGCCAGGGCGATGGCCTGATCAAGGTGGAGATGCACTTCCTGCCGGACATCTACGTGCCGTGCGATGTGTGCAAGAGCAAGCGCTATAACCGCGAAACCCTGGAGATCAAATACAAGGGCAAGAGCATCCACGAAACCCTGGAGATGACCATCGAGGAAGCCCGGGTGTTCTTCGACGCGGTCCCGGCGCTGGCGCGCAAGCTGCAGACACTGATGGATGTGGGCCTGTCGTATATCAAGCTGGGGCAGTCGGCAACCACGCTATCCGGTGGTGAGGCACAGCGGGTGAAGCTGTCCCGTGAGCTGTCCAAGCGCGATACCGGCAAGACCCTGTATATCCTCGATGAGCCGACCACGGGTCTGCACTTTGCGGATATCCAGCAGTTGCTGGATGTGTTGCACCGCTTGCGTGACCACGGCAACACCGTGGTGGTGATCGAGCACAACCTGGATGTGATCAAGACCGCCGACTGGCTGGTGGACCTGGGGCCGGAAGGCGGCTCCAAGGGCGGCCAGATCATCGCGGTGGGCACGCCGGAGCAGGTCTCCGAGATGCCCCAGTCTCACACCGGGTACTACTTGAAGCCGTTGCTGGCGCGCGACCGGGCCTGA
- the bfr gene encoding bacterioferritin, translated as MQGHPDVIDYLNTLLTGELAARDQYFIHSRMYEDWGFTELYERINHEMEEEAQHADALMRRILMLEGTPRMRPDDLDVGTTVPDMLAADLRLEYKVRAALCKGIELCEQHSDFVTREILRVQLNDTEEDHTYWLEKQLGLIKLIGLENYLQSQF; from the coding sequence ATGCAAGGTCACCCCGACGTAATCGATTACCTCAACACGTTGCTGACGGGCGAACTGGCAGCTCGTGACCAATATTTCATCCATTCGCGCATGTACGAAGACTGGGGCTTTACCGAGCTTTACGAACGTATCAACCACGAAATGGAAGAAGAGGCACAGCACGCCGACGCACTGATGCGCCGTATCCTGATGCTCGAAGGCACGCCGCGCATGCGTCCCGACGACCTGGATGTGGGCACCACGGTGCCTGACATGCTCGCAGCGGACCTGCGCCTTGAATACAAGGTGCGTGCCGCGCTCTGCAAGGGCATCGAGCTGTGCGAGCAGCACAGCGACTTCGTTACCCGTGAAATCCTGCGCGTGCAGTTGAACGACACTGAAGAAGATCACACCTACTGGCTGGAAAAGCAGTTGGGCCTGATCAAGCTGATTGGCCTGGAAAACTACCTGCAATCGCAGTTCTGA
- a CDS encoding catalase, translating to MSQNKILTTASGAPVADNQNSRSAGPRGPLLLDDFHLIEKLAHFNRENIPERRVHAKGSGAFGTFTVTQDITRYTSAKLFESIGKQTPTFLRFSTVGGERGSADTERDPRGFALKFYTEEGNWDIVGNNTPVFFIRDPLKFPDFIHTQKRLPQSNLKSAQMMWDFWSHSPEALHQVTILFSDRGIPDGYRHMHGFGSHTYSLINASGERHWVKWHYKTKQGIKNLAPAEAARLAGTDPDYAQRDLFGAIERGDFPKWRVCIQIMTEAQANAHYENPFDVTKTWSQKEFPLIEVGELELNRNPQNYFAEVEQAAFGPSNMVPGVGLSPDRMLQGRVFAYADAHRYRVGTNHQQLPVNAPRSPVNSYQRDGSMAFGSNGGAAPNYEPNSYSDAPKQAPQYAEPALALSGAADRYDHREDTDYYSHAGALFRLMNDEQKALLTNNIAGAMAGVSSDVVQRQLQHFYKADPAYGDAIAKALGVSLN from the coding sequence ATGAGCCAGAACAAAATCCTTACGACCGCCAGCGGTGCTCCCGTTGCGGATAACCAGAATTCCCGTTCCGCCGGTCCACGCGGGCCGTTGCTGCTCGACGATTTTCACCTGATCGAGAAGCTTGCTCACTTCAACCGTGAAAACATCCCTGAGCGTCGTGTGCACGCCAAGGGGTCGGGTGCTTTTGGCACGTTCACGGTCACCCAGGACATCACCCGCTACACCAGCGCCAAGCTGTTCGAGTCTATCGGCAAGCAAACGCCAACCTTCCTGCGGTTCTCCACCGTGGGCGGCGAGCGTGGTTCAGCCGACACCGAACGCGACCCGCGCGGCTTTGCCTTGAAGTTCTACACCGAGGAAGGTAACTGGGACATCGTGGGTAACAACACCCCTGTGTTCTTCATTCGCGACCCGCTTAAATTCCCTGACTTTATCCACACGCAAAAGCGCCTGCCGCAAAGCAATCTGAAAAGCGCGCAGATGATGTGGGATTTCTGGTCGCACTCTCCAGAGGCGCTGCACCAGGTCACCATCCTGTTTTCGGACCGTGGCATTCCCGATGGCTACCGTCACATGCACGGCTTCGGCAGCCACACCTACAGCCTGATTAACGCCAGCGGCGAGCGTCACTGGGTGAAGTGGCACTACAAGACCAAGCAGGGCATCAAGAACCTGGCACCGGCCGAGGCTGCACGCCTGGCGGGTACCGACCCTGACTACGCCCAGCGTGATCTGTTTGGTGCGATCGAGCGCGGTGACTTCCCGAAATGGCGTGTGTGCATCCAGATCATGACCGAGGCCCAGGCCAACGCTCACTACGAGAACCCGTTTGATGTGACCAAGACCTGGTCGCAAAAAGAATTCCCGTTGATTGAAGTGGGCGAGCTGGAACTCAACCGCAACCCTCAGAACTACTTCGCTGAAGTGGAACAGGCTGCTTTCGGCCCGAGCAACATGGTGCCAGGTGTAGGTCTGTCTCCCGACCGCATGCTGCAAGGCCGCGTGTTCGCCTACGCCGATGCCCATCGCTACCGCGTCGGCACCAACCACCAGCAACTGCCGGTGAACGCGCCACGCAGCCCGGTGAACAGCTATCAGCGTGATGGTTCGATGGCATTCGGCAGCAATGGTGGGGCGGCGCCCAACTACGAGCCGAACAGCTACAGCGACGCGCCGAAGCAAGCGCCGCAATACGCTGAGCCGGCGCTGGCCTTGAGTGGCGCAGCTGATCGTTACGATCACCGTGAAGACACCGATTACTACAGCCACGCCGGTGCGCTGTTCCGCCTGATGAATGATGAGCAGAAAGCTCTGCTCACAAACAACATCGCCGGTGCAATGGCTGGGGTTTCCAGTGATGTGGTTCAGCGTCAGTTGCAGCACTTCTACAAGGCAGACCCTGCTTATGGAGACGCAATCGCAAAGGCGCTGGGTGTATCGCTTAACTAA
- the rplQ gene encoding 50S ribosomal protein L17, which translates to MRHRKSGRHLSRTSSHRKAMFQNMAVSLFEHELIKTTLPKAKELRRVAEPLITLAKTDSLANRRLAFDRTRSKAIVGKLFNDLGKRYATREGGYLRILKCGFRAGDNAPMAYVELVDRATAGEAVSAE; encoded by the coding sequence ATGCGTCATCGTAAAAGTGGTCGTCACCTGAGCCGTACCAGCTCGCACCGCAAGGCCATGTTCCAAAACATGGCGGTGTCGCTGTTCGAGCACGAGCTGATCAAAACTACACTGCCGAAAGCTAAAGAACTGCGTCGCGTTGCTGAGCCGCTGATCACTTTGGCTAAGACAGACAGCCTGGCTAACCGCCGTCTGGCTTTCGACCGTACTCGCTCGAAAGCTATCGTTGGTAAGCTCTTCAACGACCTGGGCAAGCGTTACGCTACCCGTGAGGGTGGCTACCTGCGCATCCTCAAGTGCGGTTTCCGCGCTGGCGACAACGCGCCTATGGCGTACGTCGAGTTGGTTGATCGTGCTACTGCCGGCGAAGCTGTAAGCGCCGAGTAA